Within Terriglobia bacterium, the genomic segment AGCATCACGTGGGCCGAGCGCTCCATCACGAGCCGCGCGACGCTCACCGGGTGTCGCACTCCCTCGACGACCGCGACGGCCCCGGCATCGAGGTTCGTTCCCTCCATGATCGACGCGTCCAGCTCGACCCTGAAGTCCCGGTTCAGGTGGGCGCCCCGCCCGGCGTTGAACGTGGGATCGTCCTCGAGGAGGCGGACCGCGAGCTCCACCGCGTCGAGCGCACTCATGCCGCGGCCCATCTCCGGCCAGACCTGCCGGATCGCGCGATCGATCCCCTCCGCGTGAGTTTCCACTGCGTCGTCGGGGATGTTCCAGGCACCGCCGTGGATCGCGAGGGCGAGGGGCACGTCGTCCTCCTTGGGAAGCGCTCCGCGGCGGCGGGGCGCGAGCTTGGCGGAAGCGAGTGGGAGTCGAACCCGTTTCCGGCCCCCATAGCCGCCGCGTCACAACAGACGGCCGAAAAGATACAACAATTCCGGGCAATGCCTCCCGGCGGAGTAGCGGCCCGCCGGGAGGCGTTCCCGCACGGTTCCCGCACAACCGGAAGCACGGCTGGGGCTAAGATGAACCCCTGTACGGGCGCTACCAGTGGGAAGGAGCACAGGCCCAGGCCGGGTCGGCGCACGGTCAAAGACGGTGGATAAACTACAGCCGATTCACTGTCTGGTGTTCCTGACCAGCCCCGTGGCGATCTATGTGGGTCTGCGGGCAAAACCCTCCCGGTACGACACGGGCTCACCGTCCTACTACCTTGCGAAGTACGGCCGAGGAGCGCTCCTCATCTCCGGGTGGGGAGGGGTGATCGTAGTCCTGCGCATACTGCTATTCGGCCTGTGAGCACGCTGCACCTGGCTTGCTAGTTGTGGTCCTGATTGGCGACGTTGGAGCCGAGCTGGCGTCGGTCGTCCGTCGCGTGCGTCGATTCCGGTCGGTTGCGACCCGCGTAGAAACCACTCCGAGAGATCCGCAGAGCCCGGCAGAGCGACGCGACCGGAAACTCGGCCCTCTCCGCTTCGACCCAGACAACCGTCACGCCTGGTTCTTGGCGAAAAAGGCCGCGCGCTCCTCGGTCGTCAGGCCGGTCTTCCCCGTCGAGCGGTCCGCCCGCGCCTGCCGCACCCAGTT encodes:
- a CDS encoding transposase encodes the protein MVVDEGKTIGAVSRELDLTPSALGNWVRQARADRSTGKTGLTTEERAAFFAKNQA